The genomic interval GGCCCGCAGGCGTGGGTGGGCGCGTGGAGCGAGAAACGGGCCGAGCTATCGCCCGACCGCGTGGGGCTGGTCGACGCGTCGACGGGTCGCCGGTTCAGCTACGCCGACCTCGACGAGCGGGCGAACCGGACGGCTCGACTGCTCCGCGCCCGCGGCGTCGACCGCGAGGACCGGGTGGCCGTCGTCTCGCGGACCCGCCCCGAAGTCGTCGACCTCTTCCTCGCGACGGCCAAGACCGGCAGCGTCCTCGCTCCGCTGTCCCACCGGCTGGCCCCGCCGGAACTGGCCGCCCTGCTCGGACGGGTCGACCCGGCGCTGCTGGTGGTCGAGGCCCCGTTTCTCGAAGGGACGCGGACGGCGCTCGACGAGGCCGAGGGCGTCGAGACGACGGTCGTCGCGGTCGAGGCGGCGGACGACGAGGCGTCGCCGGCCGCAGACACACCGACCTACGTGGAGACGGTGCCCACCGACGACGGTCCTGTCGAGACGCCCCCGCTCTCGCCCGACGACACTCACCTCCTCCTGCACACCGGCGGGTCGACCGGGACGCCCAAGGAGACGGTCATCAGCCACCGTGCGGTCGTCTGGAACTCGCTGAACACCATCGCCTCGTGGGGGCTTCGACCCGACGACGTGACGCCGCTTACCTTCCCCACCTTCCACACCGGCGGGTGGAACGTCGTTACGGTCCCCGTCTGGCACATTGGCGGCACCGTGGTCATCGCCCGGGAGTTCGACCCGGGGCAACTACTGGCGACGGTCGAGCGCGAGGGGGCGTCCGTGCTCGTGGCGGTGCCGGCCGTCCTCCGGATGCTGACCGACCACGACGACTGGGCCGAGACGGACCTCTCGACGCTCCGCGTCGTCAAATCCGGCGGCGGCCCCTGTCGCGACGCCGTCATGGCGGCGTGGTGGGACCGCGGCGTCGACCTCTCCCAGGGGTACGGCCTCACCGAGTGCGGGCCGAACAACTTCGCGATGCCGGACGGGTGGCCCCGCGAGAAGGCCGCGACGGTGGGCAAGCCCGCGATGCACGTCGACGCTCGCGTCGTGGCGGACGGCGAGCCGGTCGAGCCGGGGGCCGTCGGCGAACTCCAGCTCCGCTCGCCCCACGCCGCGGCCGGCTACCTCGACGACGCGGCCGAGAGCGAGGCCGCGTTCGGGTCGGGCTGGGTCGCGACGGGCGACCTCGCCAGCGTCGACGCGGACGGCTACTACACCATCGAAGGGCGGAAGAAGGACATGTTCGTCAGCGGGGGCGAGAACGTCTATCCGTCGGAGGTCGAAGCGGTCCTGGCCGAACACGACGCTGTCGACGAGGTAGTCGTCGTCCCCGTGCCGGACGACCAGTGGGGCGAGGTCGGCAAAGCGGTCCTCGAAGGCGACGAGTCGCTGACGCTCGCGGACGTCGAGTCGTTCTGTGACGGCCGGCTCGCCCCCTACAAGGTCCCGAAACACATCGCGTTCGTCGAGTCGATGCCGACGAGCGGCCCGGAGAAGATCGACCGACAGGCGGTCGCCGACCGGTTCGGCGAGCGTTAATCCAGCGACCGGACGAACAGCGCGACGTCGCTGTCGGCCAGTTCGAGCGGTTCGTCGGCGGCCGCTACACCGAGGCCCGGCGAGGCGAGCGCGAGTTCCCAGCCCCCGGAGTCGACGCCGGCGAGGTCGGTCGGTACCACCGTCTCGGCGACGCCCTCCATCACCGCGACGAACAGCAGCTCCTCGCCGCCGTCGGGTGCGCTGCGGTGGCCGTAGTAGAGGACGGTGCCGTCAGTCGGATAGGCGTAGTCGAGCACGTCGTCCGCGCCGAGGTCGCCGGCGACCCAGTCGTGGTCGTGACGGAACTCCCGCACGGCGAGGTCGAAGGCGGTCCGCTCGTCGCCTTGCTCGTCGTGCCAGTGGGCGAGGTTCGCGAAGTCGGCCACGTCGCGCATCCAGTCCCGGCCGAGCTGTTCCAGCTCGTCGACGGTGAAATCGT from Halomicroarcula saliterrae carries:
- a CDS encoding AMP-binding protein; translation: MSEFVSGPQAWVGAWSEKRAELSPDRVGLVDASTGRRFSYADLDERANRTARLLRARGVDREDRVAVVSRTRPEVVDLFLATAKTGSVLAPLSHRLAPPELAALLGRVDPALLVVEAPFLEGTRTALDEAEGVETTVVAVEAADDEASPAADTPTYVETVPTDDGPVETPPLSPDDTHLLLHTGGSTGTPKETVISHRAVVWNSLNTIASWGLRPDDVTPLTFPTFHTGGWNVVTVPVWHIGGTVVIAREFDPGQLLATVEREGASVLVAVPAVLRMLTDHDDWAETDLSTLRVVKSGGGPCRDAVMAAWWDRGVDLSQGYGLTECGPNNFAMPDGWPREKAATVGKPAMHVDARVVADGEPVEPGAVGELQLRSPHAAAGYLDDAAESEAAFGSGWVATGDLASVDADGYYTIEGRKKDMFVSGGENVYPSEVEAVLAEHDAVDEVVVVPVPDDQWGEVGKAVLEGDESLTLADVESFCDGRLAPYKVPKHIAFVESMPTSGPEKIDRQAVADRFGER